The Bacteroidota bacterium region GTTTGGGAGAATCAATTGTTGAACGCAAGTCCATTACCAGCCATTCCATAGAAATTAATCTTGAAAATATACGCAGCGGATTGTATTTTGCAAAAATTACAACGGGTGAGAACATTGTAATCAAAAAATTAATAGTTGAATAAGATCTTTGTTATAAAAGTACAAAGACCTATTCCATATTAAATTTTCACCTCATTATGATCAATGTGAAGCAGGGAATCAGGATTATTGGAATTCCATTGCTGTTTGCATTCTGCCTTCGCTATATTTTTGGGGTAAAATCCCTGCAGGATTTTTATTCTGTAATGACAGTTTCTTTTTTTTGTTTACTTCCTTCAGGCGTTGGAGCCCTTACAATTTATTTCTCGAAAATTGAAAATGTCAAATCTCTATCCTACAGGCTAGGAGCCCCGATGATTCCAATATTCATATTTTTTATTCTGACCTGTATTTTAAGTATTGAAGGATTTGCTTGCTGGGTCATGGTACTTCCGTTGTTTCTGATTGCCGCTTCATTGGGCGGACTCATTGCGGGTTATTTTAAATTGAAGACACATAAAAAACAAGAACGGATTTATATTTCATTTTTATTACTTCTTCCATTTTTTATTACACCTGTGGAACAATATATCGGTGCTATTCCCGGCAACTATGAAGCGTATACATTTATTGATATACAAGCGAATCCGGAAATCATTTGGAACAATGTAACCAGTGTAAAAGAAATCGAAGCCCGACAAGACAAAGGATGGTTGACCCGTTTTTTGGGATTTCCTCGTCCGATAAAAGCGGAACTGAATTATGCCGGAGTTGGAGCTACCAGGGAAGCAATATTCAGCGGAGGACTTACGTTCCATGAAAAGATAATTGATTATGAAAATCAAAAAAAAATGAAGTTTTCAATCAAAGCCCTTCCTTATGAAATTCCAAGCGCGACCATGGACGAGCATGTGGTTATAGGCGGTGATTATTTCGATGTATTGGATGGTACTTATGAGTTGGAAAAATTAAATCCGACGACCAACAGATTACATCTGTACAGTCATTTCAAATTGAGTACTACATTTAATTTTTATGCGAGCTGGTGGGCTTCCCGGATCATGAAAGATATTCAAAAAAATATTTTACAAATCATTAAGCAAAGAGCTGAACACAACAAGCTCTTGTAATTGATTGCAGGGCTGAATTATGTATACAAATGATAAAAATTGTACGAACCGATTCCGATAATCAGGATTTCCGTCAGCTGGTCTTATTGCTTGATCGTGAACTGAAAGAAAGAGACGGAGAAGATCATTCCTTTTTCGCGCAGTTTAATAAGATCGATAAGATCAAACATGCTCTTGTGGCTTATTTAAATGATGTACCCTGTGCTTGTGGTGCAATAAAGGAATATAATAAAGAAACGATGGAAGTGAAACGAATGTTTGTCCTACCGGAAGAAAGAGGCAAAGGTATTGCCGGAGAGATCTTAGATGAATTGGAAAATTGGTCGAAGGAATTAAATTTCAAAAAATGCATTCTTGAAACCGGCAAGAGACAACCGGAAGCTATTCGACTGTATTCAAAAAGTGGTTACAATGTGATTCCGAATTATGGTCAATATGAAAATGTAAACAATAGTGTCTGCTTCGAAAAGAACTTCAATCAATAAAATCAGGTGATAAAAGTATGCAACGTGCTTTTTTAAAAAAAGTAATAAAACTAAGTTAGCATGAAATTTTGGAAAAGTGAAATTTTATTGAGCATCTTGTTTGTCTTGCTTTCCTTAGCTGTAGGTTATTTCCCACTTGTCATATTTTTAAAATGGATAACATTTGTTTTATTGATTTGGTTTGTGATTCGTAAAATCAGAAGGGATCAAAAAGCCGGAGTTAAGTTCCGGTTAGGAAAGTCAATTCGATTAATAATAATATTCATAGGATTGGCCGTAGCCTCAGTACCCTTAACGGATGTTGCAAAAGCTAAACACAATGCGGTTCTTTTTCCATATCAAACTATACATCGAAGTAATTATTATATTCAGGAAGAAATTAAAGACACATTTGATTTTTCCGGATACATGCAGGACCTGGAGAGCGCTTCAGAAAAATTTCATCCCCAATCGGATTCGGTTTTATTCGAAGAAAAATATTATAAATATCAAATCATAAAGCACGAGCCGGAAAATTATAAAAAGAAAGTGTTAATCATTGCCTCGATTCATGGGGATGAGCCGGCAGGAGCATTGTCTATCCCGATTCTTCTAAGAAATATAAAACAAGATAGCAGCAAGTATGCAAATACATCCATCTTAATTTTGTCGCCAATTAATCCTGTTGGACTGGCATTTTCATCAAGGGAGAATGAAATGGGATGTAACCTCAACAGAGACTATCATGAACCAACTCAGTCAGAAACAAAAAGAATTGTACTAGAAATTGAGAAATTCAAGCCGGATATCATTCTTGATCTGCATGAAAATAATGGAAACTGGAAAACCTGCATCATGGCGAATTCACTTGTATCAGACGAACTTGGGAAAATCTTGTGTGATGACTTAAAGACAAAATCAATTCCACTTGCCGAATCTGCATTTGATACGAACCTGGAACACCCCGGCTGGCTCAAACGTGGCTCCTACAGAATGGCTGTAAATTATTTGGCAGGATTGAACGATTTGATGCGCTATGGTGAAGAAATAAAAATTCCGGTAATCACTCTTGAAGGTGATCAATCTCTGGAGCAAAGGAAACGTATTGAAATTTGTACATCAATCTTTGATGTTGTTGTGCAGTACGATAAATCCTTTGGAATGAAATAGGATTCCGGTTTCATGTTAATTGAGCCTCTGTGCCGGAAGGATTAATTTGAAATTGCATTTATATAAAGCGTTCGATCCGAAATGACAATGGAAATTATTCAAGCTAAGTTTGGAATTTAATTATACAATCAGAGATAAATCGGACAGTTAATTTGTAACACGAAAAATTATGCAAACAATACTCGGTTCAGGAGGAACAATAGGAACAGATCTGGCAAAGTATTTAAAAACATATACAAATGAAATCCGACTGGTTAGCAGAACTCCTAAGAAAGTGAACGATTCTGATATATTATACCCTGCGGATTTATCTTCTGCGGATCAAATCGACAAAGCAATCGAGGGAAGCGAAGTGTGTTATCTTACTATTGGATTCGATTACAAATTAAAAGTATGGAAAGAGAAATGGCCGCCTTTAATCAAGAATGTCGTAGATGCTTGTATTCGTCACCATTCAAAATTAGTTTTTTTCGATAACGTGTATGCAATCGGTGCGAAGCATGTGGGTCACATTACTGAAAGTTCTCCAATCAACCCCACCAGTAAAAAGGGAGCAATTCGGGCAGCTGTTGACCGTCATATTTTGGAAAATGTTGAAAAGGGAAAACTGCAGGCAATCATTGCCCGTTCACCTGATTTTTTCGGTCCTGTAAAAACTTCCAACAGTCTATTGATGAGTACAGTCTATGACAATTTGAAAAAGGGGAAATCTGCGCAATGGCTTTGTAATTCTAATGTGATTCATACAATGGGGTATGGCCCCGAACTCGCCAAAGGAACAGCCATGTTGGGAAATACTTCTGAGGCATATAACCAGGTTTGGAATCTTCCGGTTGATCAGGAAACGCTGACAGGTAAACAATGGGTGAAATTATTCGCCGAGGAAATGAATTGTCCGGATAAATTAATGGTATTACCCGGGGCAGGTATTTGGTTTCTAGGTTTGTTCATTCCTGTATTAATGGAATTCTATGAAATGCGCTATCAGTTTGACAGAGACTACTTTTTCGATTCATCAAAATTCATAAAACATTTTCATCATACTCCGATTTCAAACCGTGAAGCTGTAAAACAGGTTATTGCCGCATTAAATAAATAATGGAGTTAAATTTTCCATAGCAGAGACAATCAATCTGCCGGTTGGACTTAAATGTGATCGCTTTTCATTTTTCCATTACAATAAAAGAGCCAAGATGTTGGTTTTTCACTATGTTACATAGTGTTTGAAAAAACGTAGAATCCTATGTCGTTTTTCATTTTCTTCTGCTGTGTTAACATTTGAATGTGAAAAAGTAGTGGCTTCATGACCTGTGTGGCAGAATATATTCCTAACCTTTACAAGCAACCGACATTCCGTTCTGTTGTATGCTCTTAAATAAAATGTTTCGAATGACCAAAAGAATACTCTTTTTCATTTTACTCTTCATTTCCGGCCAGAACATGGTGTCTGGACAAACTTCCATCAGTACCATGAGTGATGTGAATAATCTTCTTGAAGAGGTTGAATTTAAGGTTATGTTGCAAACAGATCTGCACAAAGCGGAAGTGCTGGATCTTGCTTCGAAAAAGTATTTCATACCCTTAACCAATTACATAGATTTAAATGTAATCGGAAAAGGTAAAAGTATCACTTTAAGCAGCGATAAGTTGAGTGAATATATCATTTCCCAAATCAACAATGTAAGTACCTCTGAACAATTGGGAGAAAAAATACTGAATGAATTCCTTGCATCCGGCTTTGTTGATGATGGAAGGAAACAAACTACCGAAAAGGATAAACCCAGAGTCTCACTTGGAGGTTATTTTGTCTCGGAGTACGAATACCATCAGGAACCGGATGGTGTTTTTCATTCCTTACTGGAGATCAATCAAACGCGGATCTTTGTAGCGGCGGATATCAACCCGTCTGAATCAAAAAACAGAATTTCATTTTTGGGCGAATGGAATCCTATTCCTGAAGAAGTTATTCACCAGATTGATGAACTAAGTTTTGTCCGCGACACGACAACCTATACATTGAGTAATCCTGAAGAAAATGCCGGAATGCTCCACACTGCCAATGGCGAACTGATTCCGTTTGAAAGACTTTATGTAAAAATTGAGAATCTTGCCGGTAGCAAATTGAATTTGACAGTCGGCCAGTTTAGGAATCCATTTGGCTACTGGAGCGATTATACATCACATCGAAACTTTACATCAACTAAAGGGAATCAACTGGTGAATGGCTTTGCCCTGAAGAAAATTGATCTGGGAATTAAACTTGATGGTAAGATAAACACTAAGTGGGATTGGTCAGCGGCCATAATGCATGGAAGATTAAGCCGGACTTCTCCTCTCAACAGAGCTGATGCTGATGACAAGAAAGATTTCTGTGGACACATAAGACATACTTCAAAAAAAATCTCACTAGGCGCATCAGCATATTTGGCGGAGTTCAATGTCCGACGGATTGCTTTGGGTATCGACTACCAGGTTAATTTTAAAAAGCTGACCATTAGCGGTGAAACTGTTTACCAGAAAAATGATCAACCGGAGAAAATCTTTTCTGATGTAGGTGGAATCCGGGACCTGGCTTCTTTCTCATCTTATCTTCAATTCGATCTCGAACTCTCGCATAAGTTCCATTTGTACGGATTGTATGAGATGTGGAACATTATAGCCAATGGAGAAAATGTTGTATCTAATCCTGAAGCAAAATTGTTCCAGGGAATCCGATACATCTTTAACAACAATCTTCACTGGACAATCGTAGAATATGGACACATGTTTCACGAGGGTTACGATAAAGGTTTTACCCATCTGTCTTCTGCTATTGATCTGACATTTTAAAAATTACCACATTGATAAAACGGAGTATTCTTTTTAGTAGCTTTTATTTATTGGCGCTGCTGGTCAATGCTGCGTCGGTTTACAGTCAGACGAATTATAAATTTGAGGCAATCTATATTTATTCTTTTACCAAATACCTGAGCTGGCCGGATAACACAATTAAAAATCAGTTTGTTGTTGGTATATATGGTTATTCACCAATGCAACAGGAATTAGTTAGTGTAACCAACGGGAAGACTGTAGGAGACAAAAGTATCTCTGTGAAAAATTATAATACCATAGAAGAAATTGAAAACTGTCAGATTCTTTTTGTTACAACAGAATATGAAGGAGATTTACCTGAGCTTACGAAAATCGCCAATGCCAAACACATTTTACTTATCACCGACGGAAACGAAATGAGCGGGAAAGGAGCCGGTATTAATCTTGTAAATGTTGATGGAAAACAAAAATTTGAATTGAATGAGGCCGCTGTCAAAAAAGCAGGGCTCAAAATCTCAAATCAGCTTATTCCGCTTGCTATTCTGGTTAAATAGTGCAGAATCAATACAATGATCTTTTTGGGCACCGATCCTTTGGATGCCTGATTTCAAAATCCCCGGATTGTTCACACAATGTTAATAAACGATTGGGTAAATATCCGTCAGGTATTTCTAAATTTGGTTCGCGGTAATAGGTAATGGAAAAATCATCCTGAACCCGGTGCCTGCCAACTCAAATTATTCACCCTACTTTAATCCCATTGTAATTTGTTTCGCTACGCCGCTATTGATATTGGATCCAATGCAGTTCGACTTTTGCTCTGCAATGTTGTAGAAGAACATGGAGCTACACATTTTAAAAAGGGAGAATTGATTCGCATCCCTTTGCGCCTTGGAGAAGACGTATTTAACTCCGGAAAAATTTCCCCGGAGCGATCCATTCGTTTTCAGAAAACAATGCACGCATTCAAATTACTTATCGATGTATATGAGCCGGTAGCTTATCGTGCCTGTGCCACAGCTTCCATGCGTGAAGCTGCGAACGGGGAAGAGATCGTGAAACAAATTCGAAAGGAATGCGGATTAAAAATTGACATCATTTCAGGCAAAGAAGAAGCGGAACTGATTTACTCAAATCACGTCGAAGCGGAACTTGATCACGATAAATGTTATTTGTATATAGATGTGGGTGGCGGAAGTACAGAATTGACATTATTTGACAGGGGTGCATGCATCGCCTCACAGTCTTTTAATATCGGAACCCTGCGTTGGTTACAAGGGAAGAGCACCAAAGAGCAATGGGAAGAATTCAAAAACTGGGTAAAAAAAGTTTCCGAAAACCATGGTCCCCTCACAGCAATTGGTTCCGGTGGGAATATCAATAAGATTTTTAAAATGCTGGGGAAAAAAGATAAGCCTTTGTCTTTTTCCGTTTTAAAAGAATTGTATGATGAGATGAAAATTCACTCAGTGGA contains the following coding sequences:
- a CDS encoding GNAT family N-acetyltransferase, whose translation is MIKIVRTDSDNQDFRQLVLLLDRELKERDGEDHSFFAQFNKIDKIKHALVAYLNDVPCACGAIKEYNKETMEVKRMFVLPEERGKGIAGEILDELENWSKELNFKKCILETGKRQPEAIRLYSKSGYNVIPNYGQYENVNNSVCFEKNFNQ
- a CDS encoding DUF2817 domain-containing protein, whose amino-acid sequence is MAVASVPLTDVAKAKHNAVLFPYQTIHRSNYYIQEEIKDTFDFSGYMQDLESASEKFHPQSDSVLFEEKYYKYQIIKHEPENYKKKVLIIASIHGDEPAGALSIPILLRNIKQDSSKYANTSILILSPINPVGLAFSSRENEMGCNLNRDYHEPTQSETKRIVLEIEKFKPDIILDLHENNGNWKTCIMANSLVSDELGKILCDDLKTKSIPLAESAFDTNLEHPGWLKRGSYRMAVNYLAGLNDLMRYGEEIKIPVITLEGDQSLEQRKRIEICTSIFDVVVQYDKSFGMK
- a CDS encoding NAD-dependent epimerase/dehydratase family protein, encoding MQTILGSGGTIGTDLAKYLKTYTNEIRLVSRTPKKVNDSDILYPADLSSADQIDKAIEGSEVCYLTIGFDYKLKVWKEKWPPLIKNVVDACIRHHSKLVFFDNVYAIGAKHVGHITESSPINPTSKKGAIRAAVDRHILENVEKGKLQAIIARSPDFFGPVKTSNSLLMSTVYDNLKKGKSAQWLCNSNVIHTMGYGPELAKGTAMLGNTSEAYNQVWNLPVDQETLTGKQWVKLFAEEMNCPDKLMVLPGAGIWFLGLFIPVLMEFYEMRYQFDRDYFFDSSKFIKHFHHTPISNREAVKQVIAALNK
- a CDS encoding YfiR family protein; the protein is MIKRSILFSSFYLLALLVNAASVYSQTNYKFEAIYIYSFTKYLSWPDNTIKNQFVVGIYGYSPMQQELVSVTNGKTVGDKSISVKNYNTIEEIENCQILFVTTEYEGDLPELTKIANAKHILLITDGNEMSGKGAGINLVNVDGKQKFELNEAAVKKAGLKISNQLIPLAILVK
- a CDS encoding exopolyphosphatase, which encodes MFRYAAIDIGSNAVRLLLCNVVEEHGATHFKKGELIRIPLRLGEDVFNSGKISPERSIRFQKTMHAFKLLIDVYEPVAYRACATASMREAANGEEIVKQIRKECGLKIDIISGKEEAELIYSNHVEAELDHDKCYLYIDVGGGSTELTLFDRGACIASQSFNIGTLRWLQGKSTKEQWEEFKNWVKKVSENHGPLTAIGSGGNINKIFKMLGKKDKPLSFSVLKELYDEMKIHSVEERMEIWGLNPDRADVIVPAAKIFLGVMKAAAIDEIIVPQIGLADGIVHQLHEQNGRLQPLA